A DNA window from Thalassospiraceae bacterium LMO-JJ14 contains the following coding sequences:
- the tkt gene encoding transketolase — MRMANAIRFLAADAVQAAKSGHPGMPMGMADAATVLFTKHLKFDAANPDWPDRDRFVLSAGHGSMLIYALLHLTGYEDMTMDELRNFRQLGAKTAGHPEYGHAKGIETTTGPLGQGIANAVGMALAERMMNARYGDALVDHHTYAIVGDGCLMEGISHEAISMAGHLGLSKLIVLFDDNGISIDGSTSMAVSDDQMKRFEASNWHVQSVDGHDHAAVAAAIEKAKASDKPSMIACKTTIGFGAPTKAGSASTHGAPLGDEEIAGAREALGWDAGTFEVPGDVLEAWRAAGSRGAAERDGWEGRLAATGNAAEFSRVVSGTLPSGVAEAVIAHKKRVSEEQPKWATRVASGESLNVLTPVITELVSGSADLTGSNNTKTPDTDSLTPDNFAGRYIHYGVREHAMAAAMNGIALHGGLIPTSGTFLVFADYMRGAMRLSALMGIRVLYVLTHDSIGLGEDGPTHQPVETMSMLRATPNFLMFRPCDGVEAVECWQAALENVSGPSGFALSRQGVPTLRTTHTDENLSAKGGYVLTEAKASPRKVTLLATGSEVHLATAAREALESEGIGTAVVSMPCWELFDQQDVSYRNAVLGEGTVRVAVEAAVRHGWDKYIGSDGGFVGMNGFGASAPAGDLYKHFGITAEAVAAQAKERLA, encoded by the coding sequence ATGAGAATGGCGAACGCCATCCGCTTTTTGGCAGCCGATGCGGTACAGGCCGCAAAATCGGGCCATCCCGGAATGCCGATGGGCATGGCCGATGCAGCGACGGTGCTGTTCACAAAACATCTTAAATTCGATGCCGCAAACCCTGATTGGCCGGATCGCGACCGGTTCGTGCTGTCGGCGGGACATGGCTCGATGCTGATTTATGCACTTTTGCATCTGACCGGTTATGAAGACATGACCATGGATGAGCTGCGTAATTTCCGCCAATTGGGCGCGAAGACGGCAGGGCATCCTGAGTACGGACACGCCAAAGGCATCGAGACGACGACCGGGCCGCTGGGGCAGGGCATCGCCAATGCCGTCGGTATGGCGCTCGCCGAACGTATGATGAATGCCCGTTATGGCGATGCGCTGGTGGATCACCATACCTATGCAATCGTCGGCGATGGCTGCCTGATGGAAGGGATCAGCCACGAAGCCATTTCGATGGCCGGACACCTGGGCCTCTCGAAACTCATCGTTCTGTTCGACGACAACGGCATTTCCATCGACGGCAGCACCAGCATGGCTGTGTCCGATGATCAAATGAAACGTTTTGAGGCTTCCAATTGGCATGTGCAGTCGGTTGACGGTCACGATCATGCCGCCGTAGCCGCAGCGATTGAAAAAGCGAAAGCCAGCGACAAGCCGTCTATGATTGCCTGCAAGACAACCATCGGCTTTGGAGCCCCAACCAAGGCCGGCAGTGCATCGACGCATGGCGCGCCGCTGGGCGACGAAGAAATCGCCGGCGCACGCGAAGCACTTGGATGGGACGCGGGGACTTTTGAAGTGCCTGGCGACGTTCTTGAAGCTTGGCGTGCCGCGGGTAGCCGTGGCGCCGCTGAACGTGATGGCTGGGAAGGGCGCCTCGCCGCTACGGGGAATGCCGCCGAATTCAGCCGGGTCGTTTCCGGAACGTTGCCGAGCGGGGTTGCTGAAGCCGTCATCGCACACAAGAAGCGCGTATCCGAGGAACAACCGAAATGGGCGACGCGCGTTGCTTCGGGTGAATCCCTGAACGTGCTGACGCCGGTCATCACCGAGCTGGTTTCCGGCTCTGCCGATCTGACCGGATCGAACAACACGAAAACCCCGGATACGGACTCACTGACGCCCGATAACTTCGCCGGCCGGTATATCCATTACGGTGTGCGCGAACACGCAATGGCGGCTGCCATGAACGGGATCGCGCTGCATGGCGGACTGATCCCAACCAGCGGGACGTTCCTTGTGTTTGCGGATTATATGCGGGGCGCGATGCGCCTGTCGGCTTTGATGGGCATCCGCGTACTTTATGTGCTGACGCATGACAGCATTGGGTTAGGCGAAGACGGCCCGACACATCAACCCGTCGAAACGATGTCGATGCTGCGTGCGACGCCGAACTTTCTGATGTTCCGCCCCTGTGACGGTGTCGAGGCTGTGGAATGCTGGCAGGCTGCGTTGGAAAACGTTTCCGGACCATCTGGCTTTGCCTTGTCGCGTCAGGGTGTGCCGACGCTCCGAACCACCCACACGGATGAAAACCTGTCGGCCAAAGGCGGTTATGTTCTGACCGAAGCCAAAGCATCACCGCGCAAGGTCACGTTACTGGCAACCGGCTCTGAAGTGCATCTGGCGACGGCGGCGCGTGAGGCGCTTGAATCAGAAGGTATCGGAACTGCCGTTGTCTCGATGCCGTGCTGGGAATTGTTCGATCAACAGGATGTATCCTATCGGAATGCCGTTCTGGGCGAGGGGACGGTGCGTGTCGCGGTGGAAGCTGCGGTGCGGCATGGCTGGGACAAGTACATAGGTTCCGACGGCGGGTTCGTGGGCATGAACGGTTTCGGGGCTTCGGCGCCGGCTGGCGACTTGTACAAGCATTTTGGTATTACCGCCGAGGCTGTTGCTGCTCAGGCGAAGGAAAGACTAGCCTGA
- a CDS encoding BolA/IbaG family iron-sulfur metabolism protein, protein MTVAEIIEQKVTQAVDPVHLEVINESHMHNVPPGSESHFKLIIVSDTFDGKRLVGRHQLINATLKAELDGPVHALSMETHTPGEWQARGGRIMASPSCRGGSKHDPAFNA, encoded by the coding sequence ATGACCGTCGCAGAGATCATCGAGCAGAAAGTCACCCAGGCGGTGGACCCCGTGCATCTGGAAGTCATCAATGAAAGCCACATGCACAACGTACCGCCTGGTTCGGAATCGCACTTCAAGCTGATCATCGTATCGGATACGTTCGACGGCAAACGTCTGGTCGGGCGTCATCAGTTGATCAATGCAACTCTCAAGGCGGAACTGGACGGCCCGGTTCATGCATTGTCCATGGAAACCCACACACCCGGCGAATGGCAGGCGCGCGGTGGGCGGATCATGGCGTCACCATCCTGCCGCGGCGGATCGAAGCACGACCCCGCCTTCAATGCCTGA
- a CDS encoding aldo/keto reductase: MTKSTVENKASATPAGTLRFAERFSARPGQYRGALDLNWSSVGIGTYLGGIDDKTDVAVSVAVRAAVNGGINVIDTAANYRRGRGEAAVGKALADIFAAGEAERDELIICTKAGYLPTPADVFRDSYMGKDGIGESDLVGDNHCIHPSYIRDRISKSLAALGLEKIDIFYLHNPEAQLAHIDRATFDKRLLAAFEVLEQEVDAGRIGGYGLATWRAFRASPGQQGYISIAGAKALAKRAAGDKPDRFQCVQMPLSITMPEAIQQPTQWVGDATVSPVAAARVLGLAVVGSGSIGQAKVPEMNDSLVKWLGEDLADDCQRALQFSRSASGLTTALVGMKQPAHVESNLQVQRSDPLARVVFELMFRKTQI; this comes from the coding sequence GTGACGAAAAGCACTGTCGAAAACAAGGCATCGGCGACACCAGCAGGAACGCTCCGATTTGCGGAGCGCTTCAGCGCGCGCCCCGGGCAATACCGTGGCGCCCTTGATCTGAACTGGTCGAGTGTCGGTATCGGCACATATCTGGGCGGTATAGATGACAAGACCGATGTTGCCGTCAGTGTCGCCGTCCGGGCTGCCGTCAACGGGGGGATCAACGTCATCGATACGGCGGCGAATTATCGCCGCGGCAGGGGAGAAGCGGCCGTCGGCAAAGCGCTCGCTGACATATTCGCAGCCGGCGAGGCTGAGCGAGACGAATTGATTATCTGCACCAAGGCGGGGTATTTGCCGACCCCTGCCGATGTTTTCCGGGATTCCTACATGGGTAAGGACGGCATCGGTGAGAGCGATCTTGTCGGCGATAATCATTGTATCCATCCGTCATATATTCGTGACCGGATATCGAAAAGTCTTGCCGCTCTGGGGCTCGAGAAAATCGATATTTTTTATCTTCATAATCCGGAAGCCCAACTGGCGCACATTGACCGTGCCACATTCGACAAACGTTTGCTGGCGGCCTTCGAGGTTCTTGAGCAGGAAGTTGATGCAGGGCGGATCGGTGGCTATGGCTTGGCGACTTGGCGCGCATTCAGGGCATCGCCGGGACAGCAGGGGTATATCTCCATTGCTGGCGCCAAGGCCTTGGCGAAGCGCGCGGCAGGTGACAAACCCGACCGCTTCCAATGCGTGCAGATGCCGCTCTCGATTACCATGCCGGAAGCCATTCAGCAGCCGACGCAATGGGTCGGCGATGCCACGGTTTCACCTGTTGCGGCGGCTCGTGTACTTGGTCTTGCCGTGGTCGGCAGCGGCAGTATCGGGCAGGCCAAGGTGCCGGAAATGAACGACTCCCTCGTAAAATGGCTGGGTGAGGACCTTGCGGATGACTGCCAGCGTGCCTTGCAGTTTTCACGTTCCGCCAGCGGCCTGACAACGGCGCTGGTCGGCATGAAGCAACCGGCGCATGTCGAGAGCAATCTACAGGTTCAGCGGAGTGACCCACTGGCCCGTGTCGTCTTCGAACTGATGTTCAGAAAGACTCAGATTTAG
- a CDS encoding DUF2336 domain-containing protein, protein MLDWVLGRKKGAKKRKPGQKKKPSYEEAKHVAAKGDAKARAELASHEDLEPEFLYFFASDEDPDVRRAVAKNDGAPLQADLILAKDIDDSVREELAFKIGRLVPSLTESESQQLAEMTFQVLEILAQDQVPHIRAIISDEIKHLTNVPKRLVKRLAEDAEITVAGPILEYSPLLTDEQILQIVTSGLRGGLLEAVARRKNISNRVSQAVVDQEEDPAIAELLKNQTAKISDKLMEEIAIHAETRPSLHLPLVDRRSLSKSTLRRIATFVSAALVERMLSSNKLEEDLAHEIRLAVRERIDAGDIEAEKPKSAADAATAEKLFKAGKLDEYAVLDAIDEANVEFLQRSYELLTGLPADHVERMLKSESAKGLCALAWKAGHGADIAVSLQRRVGKIPAKSMIHEKTNGGYQMDEGELEWYVDYFKK, encoded by the coding sequence ATGCTCGATTGGGTATTAGGCCGTAAGAAAGGCGCGAAGAAGCGCAAACCCGGCCAGAAAAAGAAACCTTCCTATGAGGAAGCAAAGCATGTCGCCGCCAAGGGTGATGCAAAGGCGCGTGCCGAGCTAGCCTCGCATGAAGATCTTGAGCCGGAATTTCTGTATTTTTTCGCCTCCGACGAAGACCCGGACGTCCGACGTGCCGTTGCAAAGAACGATGGGGCTCCCCTGCAGGCGGACCTGATCCTCGCCAAGGATATTGACGACTCCGTTCGAGAGGAGCTTGCCTTCAAGATCGGCCGCCTGGTGCCATCCCTGACCGAAAGCGAAAGCCAGCAGCTTGCCGAAATGACGTTTCAGGTTCTGGAGATTCTGGCTCAAGACCAGGTGCCGCATATCCGCGCCATTATATCGGATGAAATAAAACATCTAACCAATGTGCCGAAACGGCTGGTCAAACGCTTGGCGGAAGATGCTGAAATCACCGTAGCCGGTCCGATCCTCGAATACTCGCCACTGCTGACCGACGAACAAATTCTGCAAATCGTTACCAGCGGGTTGCGCGGCGGGCTGCTTGAAGCTGTCGCACGCCGCAAGAATATCTCTAACCGGGTATCCCAGGCAGTTGTCGATCAGGAAGAAGACCCGGCAATCGCTGAGTTGCTGAAAAACCAAACCGCGAAAATCAGTGACAAGCTGATGGAAGAAATCGCTATTCATGCGGAAACCCGGCCCAGCCTTCATTTGCCGCTGGTCGACCGCCGCAGCCTGTCTAAATCGACACTTCGCCGCATCGCCACATTCGTCAGTGCCGCGCTTGTTGAACGAATGCTCTCATCTAACAAGCTTGAGGAAGACTTGGCGCACGAAATCCGCCTTGCCGTCCGTGAGCGTATCGACGCCGGCGACATCGAAGCTGAAAAGCCGAAAAGCGCAGCCGATGCTGCGACCGCTGAAAAGCTTTTCAAGGCCGGTAAACTCGATGAATATGCCGTCCTCGATGCCATCGACGAGGCGAACGTCGAATTCCTGCAGAGAAGTTACGAATTGCTTACCGGTCTGCCTGCCGACCACGTTGAACGAATGCTGAAATCCGAGAGCGCTAAGGGGCTTTGTGCCCTTGCCTGGAAAGCGGGACACGGTGCGGACATTGCAGTGTCCCTGCAACGCCGGGTCGGCAAGATACCAGCCAAATCAATGATCCACGAAAAAACCAATGGTGGTTATCAAATGGATGAAGGGGAACTCGAATGGTATGTCGATTATTTCAAGAAATAG
- a CDS encoding DUF1134 domain-containing protein, whose product MLVFGFLLVGIPAQAQEEKTFSVEEISDAAEGFFGSTTAGLAEIIEKVFSDLGRPTAYITGEEISGAFVVGLRYGKGEMNIKAEGKSKIFWQGPSIGFDIGGNASKTFVLVYGLTSKDAIYKRFPGIEGSFYYVAGLGVNYQGDGDIMMAPIRTGVGLRAGANIGYLHYSQEHSWLPF is encoded by the coding sequence ATGTTGGTATTTGGCTTTCTCCTTGTTGGTATACCGGCGCAAGCTCAGGAAGAAAAGACGTTCTCGGTAGAGGAAATATCGGATGCCGCTGAAGGTTTTTTCGGCAGCACCACGGCAGGATTAGCGGAAATCATCGAGAAGGTCTTCTCCGACCTTGGACGGCCTACCGCCTACATCACCGGCGAGGAAATCAGCGGCGCCTTTGTGGTAGGTCTGCGCTACGGCAAAGGTGAAATGAATATCAAGGCCGAAGGCAAATCCAAAATCTTCTGGCAGGGACCTAGTATCGGCTTTGATATTGGCGGCAATGCATCAAAAACGTTCGTGTTGGTCTATGGCTTGACCAGCAAGGATGCCATATACAAACGGTTCCCGGGAATTGAAGGATCGTTTTACTATGTTGCCGGACTGGGTGTAAATTATCAGGGCGATGGCGACATTATGATGGCCCCGATCCGTACCGGTGTAGGTCTGCGCGCAGGTGCCAATATCGGTTATCTACATTATAGCCAAGAGCATTCCTGGTTGCCATTCTAG